TCAATTTTCACGTGTTGATCGAGACGGGGGGAATGCCCAGTTCCCACTCAGCCTTGGTGGCTGCCCTGGCGACGGGGGTGGGCCAAACGGTGGGCTGGAGTAGCACAGAGTTTGCGGTGTCTACGATTTTCGCCATTATTGTGATGTACGATGCGGCGGGGGTGCGTTGGGCGGCGGGGCAACAGGCGCGGATTTTGAATCAAATGCTGGAGGGGCAGGCGGCGCAGCAGGCTCCAGAGGAGCAAATGGAACGGCTCAAGGAAATGTTGGGCCACACCCGCCTAGAGGTGTTTGTGGGTTCAGCGGTGGGGGTGGCGGTGTCGTTGGTGGCGGGGGTCACGGCCTGGGTGATGGGCTAGGGCCGAAGGTCGCTCAAACAGCGGTGACGGCTACCAATGTTACGGCTACCAATGTTACGGCTGCCAATGCTACGGCTACCAATGCTACGGCTACCAAGGTGGGGGACAAATGTGGGGGAGAAAGGTGGGGGACAAATGTGGGGGACAATTGTCTAGTTTGAGCCTCTGTTGTCACCATCTGAAAA
This region of Prochlorothrix hollandica PCC 9006 = CALU 1027 genomic DNA includes:
- a CDS encoding divergent PAP2 family protein translates to MQDLSAIVHNQVLVTALVACFFAQFLKLVVEVVRHQKLNFHVLIETGGMPSSHSALVAALATGVGQTVGWSSTEFAVSTIFAIIVMYDAAGVRWAAGQQARILNQMLEGQAAQQAPEEQMERLKEMLGHTRLEVFVGSAVGVAVSLVAGVTAWVMG